One genomic window of Trueperaceae bacterium includes the following:
- a CDS encoding ribonuclease J, translating to MADDERKLTGRRRPRRAEQDKAQGRPGTARPDASAPPSHDAPKPKEGEGRARRGRGRSQGQRATAPQDGGPRTGAADDKRLKVIALGGMGEIGKNMFAFEYDDEILLVDGGLAFPETEMLGVDIIVPKIDWVVENAHKVKGWVLTHGHEDHIGGLPYMLRLLPKVPMYGARLTLGLLRGKFEEFKLSEADVDLHEISTDARVKISPNFTVDFFRMTHSIPDNSGLVIHTPIGRVVHSGDFKLDYNPADGKTSHLHKLAQAGAEGVLLLISDSTNAERPGYTPSEHDVAMAVDEIVAKAKGRVIVTTFSSHVHRLQNFLRIAEKYGRRVVLEGRSMIKAMNIAQELGYIESRNPVLNSDDIGDLQDDKVLFLCTGSQGQPMAALSRLANGTHRKIRLKPGDTVILSSNPIPGNEEAVGRVINQLYASRVNVLYPPAYKVHASGHASREELKLILDLTRPKFFLPWHGEMRHQVHHQRLADGMSHPPQKTMIVANGDVVELSRDDMKVTGSVDAGVVLIDTVGKAGDEVTEPIIRDRQTLSAEGVVVIMALASKTPAVEVIMRGVVHGNNGLKDEVERIALESLQRGVREKRRLSDIRDDIFYPVRRYIRKATGRTPLIVPTVIEN from the coding sequence ATGGCAGACGACGAGCGCAAGCTCACCGGTAGACGCCGGCCCAGGCGGGCCGAGCAGGACAAGGCCCAGGGGCGGCCCGGCACGGCGCGCCCCGACGCCTCGGCGCCACCCAGCCACGACGCCCCCAAGCCCAAGGAGGGCGAGGGGCGCGCTCGGCGCGGCCGGGGCCGCTCGCAGGGCCAGCGGGCCACCGCCCCACAAGACGGCGGTCCCAGGACCGGCGCGGCGGACGACAAGCGCCTCAAGGTCATCGCCCTCGGGGGCATGGGCGAGATCGGTAAGAACATGTTCGCCTTCGAGTACGACGACGAGATCCTCCTCGTCGACGGGGGGCTCGCCTTCCCGGAGACGGAGATGCTCGGGGTCGACATCATCGTGCCGAAGATCGACTGGGTGGTCGAGAACGCCCACAAGGTGAAGGGTTGGGTCCTCACGCACGGGCACGAAGACCACATCGGGGGGCTGCCGTACATGCTGCGGCTGCTCCCGAAGGTCCCCATGTACGGCGCGCGCCTCACGCTCGGGCTGCTGCGCGGCAAGTTCGAGGAGTTCAAGCTCAGCGAGGCCGACGTCGACCTGCACGAGATAAGCACCGACGCCCGCGTCAAGATCAGCCCGAACTTCACCGTCGACTTCTTCCGGATGACCCACTCCATCCCGGACAACTCGGGACTGGTCATCCACACGCCCATCGGGCGCGTGGTGCACTCGGGCGACTTCAAGCTCGATTACAACCCGGCGGACGGCAAGACGAGCCACCTGCACAAGCTGGCGCAGGCGGGCGCCGAGGGCGTGCTGCTCCTCATCTCCGACAGCACGAACGCGGAGCGCCCGGGTTACACGCCGAGCGAGCACGACGTGGCGATGGCCGTGGACGAGATCGTGGCCAAGGCCAAGGGGCGCGTGATCGTCACCACGTTCTCCTCGCACGTTCACCGGCTGCAGAACTTCCTGCGCATCGCGGAGAAGTACGGGCGGCGCGTGGTCCTCGAGGGGCGCTCGATGATCAAGGCGATGAACATCGCCCAGGAACTGGGCTACATCGAGTCGCGCAACCCCGTCCTCAACTCCGACGACATCGGCGACCTGCAGGACGACAAGGTACTCTTCTTGTGCACCGGTTCACAAGGCCAGCCGATGGCCGCCCTGTCGCGCCTCGCCAACGGTACGCACCGCAAGATCCGCCTCAAGCCCGGCGACACCGTCATCCTCTCCTCCAACCCCATCCCGGGCAACGAGGAGGCGGTCGGGCGCGTGATCAACCAGCTCTACGCCAGTCGCGTCAACGTGCTCTACCCGCCCGCCTACAAGGTGCACGCCTCCGGTCACGCCAGCCGCGAGGAACTCAAGCTCATCCTCGACCTGACCCGGCCCAAGTTCTTCCTCCCGTGGCACGGCGAGATGCGCCACCAGGTGCACCATCAACGCCTCGCCGACGGCATGAGCCACCCGCCGCAGAAGACGATGATCGTCGCCAACGGCGACGTGGTGGAGCTGAGCCGCGACGACATGAAGGTGACGGGCAGCGTCGACGCCGGCGTGGTGCTCATCGACACGGTCGGCAAGGCCGGCGACGAGGTGACCGAGCCCATCATCCGCGACCGGCAGACGCTCTCGGCCGAGGGCGTGGTCGTCATCATGGCCCTTGCCAGCAAGACGCCCGCCGTCGAGGTGATCATGCGCGGCGTCGTGCACGGCAACAACGGCCTCAAGGACGAGGTGGAGCGCATCGCGCTTGAGAGCCTGCAGCGGGGCGTGCGCGAGAAGCGCCGGTTGAGCGACATCCGCGACGACATCTTCTACCCCGTGCGCCGCTACATCCGGAAGGCGACGGGTCGCACGCCCCTCATCGTGCCGACCGTCATCGAGAACTAG
- a CDS encoding nucleotidyl transferase AbiEii/AbiGii toxin family protein, which yields MSYVGAPKTVRSLEQRIRNLAGGEDLALRRRISMALVVVSQMLPEGAIKGGSAMALRYGRRTRFTQDVDAALVKSLARFQSDFEQSLAAGWQGFTGRLIKRPAPKPPAVPTAYVMQPFEVKLDYRGRSWCKVKFELGHNELGDADEPEYQLAEDLSDLFADVGFDAPQPAPVLRAEHRIAQKLHALSAERSDRARDLVDLQLLEQREELDLVAVAATCARLFDHRQQHAWPPTISLGANWDTLYLEAAEGLEVRPGVEEAVTWANEFIQRNATNGTRPSSANEGF from the coding sequence GTGAGTTACGTTGGCGCGCCGAAGACCGTGCGCTCGCTAGAGCAGCGTATCCGCAACCTCGCGGGCGGCGAGGACCTGGCTCTACGGCGGCGCATCAGCATGGCGCTGGTGGTGGTCAGCCAGATGTTGCCCGAGGGCGCCATCAAGGGCGGTAGCGCCATGGCGCTGCGGTACGGTCGAAGGACGCGATTCACCCAGGACGTCGACGCTGCGCTGGTGAAGTCACTAGCCCGGTTCCAAAGCGACTTCGAGCAGTCCCTGGCAGCAGGTTGGCAAGGGTTCACCGGCAGGTTGATCAAGCGTCCCGCCCCGAAACCGCCGGCCGTGCCCACCGCTTACGTCATGCAGCCCTTCGAGGTGAAGCTCGACTACCGCGGCCGGTCATGGTGCAAGGTGAAGTTCGAGTTGGGGCACAACGAGCTGGGTGATGCGGACGAGCCGGAGTACCAGCTCGCCGAGGACCTATCGGACCTCTTCGCCGATGTAGGCTTCGATGCCCCGCAGCCTGCTCCGGTCCTGCGCGCTGAGCATCGGATCGCGCAGAAGCTCCACGCGCTATCTGCCGAGCGTAGTGATCGCGCACGCGACCTGGTTGACCTACAGCTTCTCGAGCAGCGCGAGGAGCTCGATCTCGTAGCCGTCGCTGCGACGTGCGCGCGGCTTTTCGATCACCGGCAGCAGCATGCATGGCCTCCGACGATCAGTTTGGGCGCGAACTGGGACACCCTCTACCTCGAGGCAGCCGAGGGCCTGGAGGTGCGCCCCGGTGTCGAGGAGGCGGTCACGTGGGCGAACGAGTTCATCCAGCGCAACGCGACGAACGGTACGCGGCCATCGTCAGCTAACGAGGGTTTCTAG
- a CDS encoding VOC family protein: protein MALPAEPTLDHLVYGVTDLPAAVERIADATGVAPVEGGRHLGRGTRNFLAGFTPTAYLEIIALDAEHPTAAGTAVPFGVDRLREDRLIAWAVHPSGAAAAAAESRRLGADHGDLRGMSRLTTSGATLDWRLALAEPDAAGALPWGGVAPFIIDWGATRHPAADLPRLRLAGFMLVTPDVTALRQLLGAVGATSDPPPSMVAGPAGLRAIIAGPRGELEL from the coding sequence ATGGCGCTTCCCGCCGAGCCCACGCTGGATCACCTCGTGTATGGCGTCACCGACCTGCCGGCGGCCGTCGAGCGCATCGCGGACGCGACGGGGGTCGCGCCCGTGGAGGGCGGACGCCACCTCGGGCGCGGAACTCGGAACTTCCTAGCCGGGTTCACGCCGACGGCGTACCTCGAGATCATCGCCCTCGACGCCGAGCACCCCACCGCGGCCGGCACCGCCGTGCCGTTCGGCGTGGACCGGCTGCGAGAGGACAGGCTCATCGCCTGGGCGGTCCATCCGTCTGGCGCGGCGGCGGCAGCGGCCGAGAGTCGCCGCCTCGGCGCGGACCATGGCGACCTGCGGGGCATGTCGCGGCTCACCACCTCTGGCGCGACGCTCGACTGGAGGCTCGCCCTCGCGGAGCCCGACGCGGCCGGCGCGCTCCCGTGGGGCGGCGTCGCGCCCTTCATCATCGACTGGGGCGCCACGCGCCACCCCGCTGCCGACCTGCCCCGTCTTCGCTTGGCGGGCTTCATGCTCGTCACGCCCGACGTGACCGCCCTGCGGCAGCTCCTCGGCGCCGTCGGCGCCACGAGCGACCCGCCGCCCAGCATGGTGGCGGGCCCCGCCGGACTCCGCGCGATCATCGCGGGTCCACGCGGCGAGCTGGAACTGTAG
- a CDS encoding NUDIX domain-containing protein, whose product MHHSAATNLEPLDVLGPDGRSTGVVKARGKVHEDGDWHRAIHIWVVQQERYVLLQRRSRDKELEPLRLDVSVGGHLRAGETLLDALREAEEELGLELRPGQVEYLGTAVSERRYPGHEPPLLDREHQDVYVVRDDRPLQAYRLQASEVDTLYEVPLEKAIALFEAGEPVAAAGYDSMRRPSDALLYAADLPSQGREVHLEALRRVAAYLRGEGAPDIARRPFGVYTPADV is encoded by the coding sequence GTGCACCACTCGGCGGCCACCAACTTGGAACCGCTCGACGTCCTGGGTCCCGATGGCCGGTCCACGGGCGTGGTCAAGGCGCGCGGGAAGGTCCACGAGGACGGCGACTGGCACCGCGCCATCCACATCTGGGTCGTCCAGCAGGAGCGCTACGTGCTCCTGCAACGCCGCTCGCGCGACAAGGAGCTCGAGCCGCTCAGGCTAGACGTCAGCGTCGGCGGTCACCTGCGGGCGGGGGAGACGCTCCTCGACGCCCTTCGCGAGGCGGAGGAAGAGCTGGGCCTGGAACTCAGGCCAGGGCAGGTTGAGTACCTCGGCACCGCCGTCTCTGAGAGGCGATACCCGGGCCACGAGCCGCCGCTTCTCGACCGGGAGCACCAGGACGTCTACGTGGTGCGCGACGACCGCCCCCTCCAGGCGTACCGCCTCCAGGCGAGCGAGGTCGACACCCTCTACGAGGTGCCGCTCGAGAAGGCCATCGCCCTGTTCGAGGCCGGCGAGCCGGTCGCCGCGGCGGGCTACGACAGCATGCGCCGCCCCAGCGACGCGCTCCTCTACGCCGCGGACCTCCCCAGCCAGGGGAGGGAGGTCCACCTCGAGGCGCTGAGGCGCGTCGCGGCCTACCTGCGAGGCGAAGGGGCGCCGGACATCGCCCGGCGCCCCTTCGGCGTCTACACGCCGGCTGACGTCTAG
- the pnp gene encoding polyribonucleotide nucleotidyltransferase → MNLPNHRKYTTQFGGRELVIETGKLAKQASGSVTVRYGDTLVLVTAEMSDGASPVPFLPLTVEYEERHYAIGKIPGSFMRREGRPGVQGTLNARIVDRQIRPLFPKGLRNEVQVIVTVLSADQVNDPAPLAAIGASAALSISDIPWGGPTACCGVGYVDGQYVANPSMRVLHDGGSQLELTVAGSKDAVLMVEAAANELSEDVMVGAIEFAQAQLAPVVDLIERMRAEIGSEKRGFTPASQVSSEVAAKVERAVAARLRDALLTGGKHERAVALKALRDEMVAGFVPDVEADGAKQQVDELKAAFDKAEQAAMRRLVLQENLRTDGRRSDQVRPIWIETGVLPMAHGSAVFTRGETQVLGVATLGTGRDNRLVDDLGLDNSEEFMLHYNFPPFSTGEVKRLRGTGRRELGHGNLARRALLDVMPSQEEFPYVVRVVGETLESNGSSSMATVCAGCLALMDAGVPLRAPVAGIAMGLVMDGADYRILTDILGSEDALGDMDFKVTGTAEGVTALQMDIKIGGITAAIMREALAQARAGRLHILEQMKGALPAPRAEISARAPRILQVKIPTDKIGTVIGPGGKQIRELEAMGATVEVQEDGTVRIYSEDSHAAQAVKAQIEAITATAELGKEYDGVVAKITEFGAFITLFPGTDGLLHISQIAEERVENVEDFLKQGDHVKVKVNGIDERGKIDLVRPELEGKIAPRGPRRSGERRGNDRGGRGGDRGPRRDRF, encoded by the coding sequence GTGAACCTACCCAACCACCGCAAGTACACCACCCAGTTCGGCGGACGCGAACTGGTGATCGAGACCGGCAAGCTCGCCAAGCAGGCGTCCGGTAGCGTCACCGTCCGGTACGGCGACACCCTCGTGCTCGTCACGGCCGAGATGTCGGACGGCGCCTCCCCCGTGCCGTTCCTCCCCCTCACCGTCGAGTACGAGGAGCGCCACTACGCCATCGGCAAGATCCCGGGCTCGTTCATGCGCCGCGAGGGTCGCCCCGGCGTGCAGGGCACGCTGAACGCCCGCATCGTCGACCGGCAGATCCGCCCGCTGTTCCCGAAGGGCCTGCGCAACGAGGTCCAGGTGATCGTCACCGTCCTCTCCGCCGATCAGGTGAACGACCCCGCGCCTCTCGCGGCCATCGGGGCCTCGGCGGCCCTCAGCATCTCCGACATCCCGTGGGGCGGCCCGACCGCCTGCTGCGGGGTGGGTTACGTCGATGGGCAGTACGTCGCCAACCCCAGCATGCGCGTCCTCCACGACGGCGGCTCGCAACTGGAGCTGACCGTGGCCGGCTCGAAGGACGCCGTCCTCATGGTCGAGGCCGCCGCCAACGAGCTGAGCGAGGACGTGATGGTCGGGGCGATCGAGTTCGCCCAAGCGCAGCTCGCGCCCGTGGTCGACCTGATCGAACGCATGCGCGCCGAGATCGGCAGCGAGAAGCGCGGCTTCACGCCGGCCAGCCAGGTGTCGAGCGAGGTCGCCGCGAAGGTCGAGCGCGCCGTGGCTGCTCGCCTCCGCGACGCCCTCCTGACAGGCGGCAAGCACGAGCGCGCCGTCGCTCTGAAGGCGCTGCGCGACGAGATGGTCGCGGGCTTCGTTCCCGACGTCGAGGCGGACGGCGCCAAGCAGCAGGTCGACGAGCTGAAGGCCGCCTTCGACAAGGCCGAGCAGGCCGCCATGCGGCGCCTCGTGCTGCAGGAGAACCTGCGCACGGACGGCCGCCGGTCCGACCAGGTGCGGCCCATCTGGATCGAGACGGGCGTGTTGCCCATGGCGCACGGCTCGGCGGTGTTCACGCGGGGCGAGACGCAGGTCCTCGGCGTCGCCACCCTCGGCACCGGGCGCGACAACCGCCTCGTCGACGACCTCGGCCTCGACAACAGCGAGGAGTTCATGCTCCACTACAACTTCCCGCCGTTCTCGACGGGCGAGGTGAAGCGGTTGCGCGGCACGGGCCGGCGCGAGCTGGGCCACGGCAACCTGGCGCGGCGGGCACTGCTCGACGTCATGCCCAGCCAGGAGGAGTTCCCGTACGTCGTCAGGGTCGTGGGCGAGACGTTGGAGTCGAACGGCTCGTCGTCCATGGCCACCGTTTGCGCCGGGTGCCTTGCGCTCATGGACGCCGGCGTGCCGTTGCGCGCGCCCGTGGCGGGCATCGCCATGGGCCTCGTCATGGACGGCGCTGACTACCGCATCCTCACCGACATCCTCGGCTCCGAGGACGCCCTCGGCGACATGGACTTCAAGGTGACCGGGACGGCGGAGGGCGTCACGGCGCTGCAGATGGACATCAAGATCGGTGGCATCACGGCGGCCATCATGCGCGAGGCGTTGGCGCAAGCGCGCGCTGGTCGGCTGCACATCCTCGAGCAGATGAAGGGTGCCCTGCCGGCGCCGCGCGCAGAGATCTCGGCGCGCGCGCCCCGCATCCTCCAGGTCAAGATCCCGACCGACAAGATCGGCACGGTCATCGGGCCCGGCGGGAAGCAGATCCGGGAGCTGGAGGCCATGGGGGCCACCGTCGAGGTGCAGGAGGACGGCACCGTGCGCATCTACTCGGAGGACTCCCACGCGGCGCAGGCCGTCAAGGCGCAGATCGAGGCCATCACCGCCACCGCCGAGCTTGGCAAGGAGTACGACGGCGTGGTCGCCAAGATCACGGAGTTCGGCGCCTTCATCACGCTCTTCCCCGGCACGGACGGCCTGCTCCACATCAGCCAGATCGCCGAGGAGCGCGTGGAGAACGTCGAGGACTTCCTCAAGCAGGGCGACCACGTGAAGGTGAAGGTCAACGGCATCGACGAGCGCGGCAAGATCGACCTCGTGAGGCCCGAGCTGGAGGGCAAGATCGCCCCGCGCGGTCCGCGCCGCTCGGGCGAGAGGCGCGGCAACGACCGCGGCGGTCGCGGCGGCGACCGCGGCCCGAGGCGCGACCGCTTCTGA